A single Candoia aspera isolate rCanAsp1 chromosome 5, rCanAsp1.hap2, whole genome shotgun sequence DNA region contains:
- the OTC gene encoding ornithine transcarbamylase, mitochondrial, which yields MGGSAVRSLFNAANVHKINKCLVQCIRSKHGQPVETSTRLKGQDLLTLQNYTPEEIKYLLWVASDLKKRIKHKKEYLPLLQGKSLALIFEKRSTRTRLSTETGFALLGGHPCFLTVQDIHLGVNESISDTARVLSTMTDAILARVYKHCDLITLAEEAVIPVINGLSDSDHPIQILADYLTLQEHYGSLNGLTLSWIGDGNNVLNSILLSAAKFGMNLHVATPKGFEPDSTIIKIAEEYSIKYCTKLLLTTNPLEAAKGANVLITDTWISMGQEEEKQKRLKAFQGYQITMETGQEAAPDWTFLHCLPRKPEEVNDEVFYSPKSLVFQEAENRKWTIMAVMVSLLTNYSPQLQMPTF from the exons ATGGGCGGCAGTGCAGTTAG ATCCCTATTCAATGCAGCAAATGTACACAAAATCAACAAGTGTCTGGTACAATGTATTCG CTCTAAACATGGGCAACCTGTTGAAACTTCCACTCGGTTAAAAGGCCAGGACCTCTTAACCCTACAGAACTATACacctgaagaaataaaatatttgctttgggTAGCAtcagatttgaaaaaaagaatcaaacaCAAAAAAGAG TATTTACCTTTATTACAAGGAAAATCTTTAGCCCTGATTTTTGAGAAAAGAAGCACAAGAACTAGATTATCTACAGAGACAG gATTTGCACTTCTTGGAGGACATCCATGTTTCCTTACGGTACAAGATATTCATCTGGGTGTCAATGAAAGCATCTCTGACACAGCACG GGTATTGTCAACCATGACAGATGCAATCCTGGCCAGAGTATATAAACATTGTGATCTAATCACATTGGCAGAAGAAGCCGTAATCCCAGTGATAAATGGATTGTCTGATTCTGATCATCCTATCCAGATATTAGCTGATTATCTTACACTTCAG GAACACTATGGGTCTTTGAATGGATTGACCCTCAGTTGGATAGGTGATGGAAACAATGTTCTGAACTCTATTCTGTTGAGTGCTGCTAAATTTGGGATGAATCTTCATGTTGCTACTCCAAAG GGTTTTGAGCCAGATTCTACAATAATCAAAATAGCTGAAGAATATTCTATAAAG TACTGCACCAAATTGCTTCTCACAACTAACCCACTGGAAGCTGCCAAGGGGGCCAATGTTTTAATTACAGACACATGGATAAGTATGgggcaagaagaagaaaaacaaaagagacTGAAGGCTTTCCAAGGTTATCAAATAACAATGGAG ACTGGGCAAGAGGCTGCTCCTGACTGGACTTTTTTACACTGCTTACCCAGAAAGCCAGAAGAAGTTAATGATGAAGTATTTTATTCTCCAAAGTCATTGGTTTTTCAAGAGGCTGAAAACAGGAAATGGACTATTATG GCTGTCATGGTTTCCCTGCTGACCAATTATTCACCACAGCTGCAAATGCCTACATTTTGA